In the genome of Deltaproteobacteria bacterium, the window CGGGCCGCGTGGAGACGGGCTACGGGCCGCATTGCAGAACAATATCGAAAGGTTACGAGGCCTGTTGGCCGACCGGGGGGTAGCAGTGGAACCTACCGAAATGACGCACATCGTGCCGTTCGTCGTGGGGGCGGAGGCGGATGCGATGCGAGCGGCGGCGCACTTGCTCGAGCGGGGGCTGTACGCGCAGGGGATTCGACCGCCGACCGTGCCGCCGGGTACGTCACGCCTCCGCATCGCGCTCATGGCGACGCACACTGAAGAGGACCTCGTGCGCCTGGCGGACGGCTTGGCCGACGTCGCGCGTTGGGTCGGAGGTGGCCGATGAGCGGCGAGCGCACGCGCGCTCTTCGCGCGCGGGACAAGCAGTTCGTGTGGCACCCGTTTACGCAGATGCAAGAGTGGAACGCCGGGGAGCCGCTGGTGATCGAGCGGGCCGAAGGCAACTGGCTCATCGACACGGACGGCCGGCGATACCTCGACGGGGTGTCCTCGTTGTGGGTGCTGGTGCACGGCCACGGGCGCCGCGAGATCCTCGACGCGATGCGGGAGCAGATGGAACGGGTGTGCCACTCGACCCTGCTGGGGTTGGCCAACGTGCCTTCGATCGAACTTGCGGAGGCGCTCGTCGAGATCGCACCGGTCGGCCTGACCAAGGTGTTCTATTCCGACTCGGGGTCGACCGCGGTCGAGATTGCGCTGAAAATGGCGTTTCAGTACTGGCGGCACGTCGGCCGGCCCGCCAAGCGCCGGTTTCTGTGCCTCGAAAACGGCTATCACGGGGACACGATCGGGGCCGTCTCGGTGGGCGGGATCCCGTTGTTCCACGGCGTTTTCGGGCCGCTGTTGTTTGACGCGATTCAGGTGCCGGCGAAGGATGACGCGGTGCGGCAAGCCGTGGCTCGCCACGCGGAGGAACTCGCCGCGGTCATCATCGAGCCGCTCGTACAGGGGGCCGGGGGCATGCTCGTGCAGCCGCCCGGATTCGTCCGGGCGGTGCGCGACGCGTGCTCCGAGCATGGGGTTCTGCTGATTGCCGACGAGGTGGCCACGGGTTTTGGCCGCACCGGGACGATGTTCGCGTGCGAACAGGAGGGGGTTTCACCGGACTTTTTGTGCGTCGCCAAGGGGCTCACCGGGGGATACGTGCCGCTGGCCGCGACGCTGACCACGGAACGGGTGTACAGTGCCTTCCTCGGCGACCGCCGCGAGGGCAAGCAGTTTTTTCACGGGCATACGTTCACCGGAAACCCGGTCGCATGCGCGGCTGCGCTCGCGTCGCTCCGCTTGTTCGAGACCGACCGCGTCCTGGAGCGCGTGCGACGACGCGCCGACCAGCTCGCACGTGGCCTGCGCGAGCGCATCGCGCCGCTGCCGGCCGTTCGGGAGGTCCGGCAAAAGGGGCTCATGGTCGGGATCGAGCTGGCAATACCGGGTGCCGCGTACGACGTGTGCCAGCGAGTGCGCGCGTACGGCGTGATCCTTCGGCCGTTGGGCGACGTCGTCGTGTGGATGCCGCCGCTGTCGATTGACGAGCGCGAGACCGAGTTGCTGGTCGATGCGACCGCGCGCGCGATCGAGGACTGCGGCGGCCGATGACGCGGCTCGCGATGGGCGACCGCGGGCGCTGCGCGGGAGCTGGACGCGGGCCGCGGTGTCGCGCGGAGGCGCGCCGGCGGTCCCGCGCGGAGGACGACGATCGCCGGGGGCAGTCGGCACGGCGATCGGAGCGTATGGAGTGAACGCATGGGGCGGCCAGACGGGGGCCAGCGCGCGGCTCGACGGCGGATGCACTGGTTCGTGACGGGGACGGACACCGGCGTCGGCAAGACGGACGTGTCGGTG includes:
- the bioA gene encoding adenosylmethionine--8-amino-7-oxononanoate transaminase, which codes for MSGERTRALRARDKQFVWHPFTQMQEWNAGEPLVIERAEGNWLIDTDGRRYLDGVSSLWVLVHGHGRREILDAMREQMERVCHSTLLGLANVPSIELAEALVEIAPVGLTKVFYSDSGSTAVEIALKMAFQYWRHVGRPAKRRFLCLENGYHGDTIGAVSVGGIPLFHGVFGPLLFDAIQVPAKDDAVRQAVARHAEELAAVIIEPLVQGAGGMLVQPPGFVRAVRDACSEHGVLLIADEVATGFGRTGTMFACEQEGVSPDFLCVAKGLTGGYVPLAATLTTERVYSAFLGDRREGKQFFHGHTFTGNPVACAAALASLRLFETDRVLERVRRRADQLARGLRERIAPLPAVREVRQKGLMVGIELAIPGAAYDVCQRVRAYGVILRPLGDVVVWMPPLSIDERETELLVDATARAIEDCGGR